TACGTTCTCTGAGCACTCAGTCTTTGTCTTTCCTATCAGTTAAACGTGAGTGgtttaaattggtttttatgaCCTTAACTTCGAAAGTAGATACTTTCCTCGGTTGCAGTCAAGCAAGCGATAGAAACATCTCAGACTAGGTGGAAATTAATGTATTGTTGCAATGTGTGAAAATACCGGCTTTTAAATCATGAACTCAATTccaataagaaaaaaaaaatcttttagacTTATACGAATCAGGTGTGTCAGGTTGCACATAAAATCAAGGACCCGTATGGGTTTGTAGTTCACCGTCAAATGCTTGAAATGTTTTAGAATACAATCGTCGGTATACAATTATCGTCTTAATTTGTGCTAAAGTCGATTAGGTGTGGCGAATAAGCGAAAATATTCCCTTCGGACAACACAAAGAAAACAATGGCATTGAAGATGTACCTGGTCGATTGACACAAAATAGTAATTAAACTAACTTGTTTTTGTCCGTTGTCTCCTTTATCATCGCTCTTATcctttttatttcgatttctgTGTTGACCGGATTTACTCTTCGAAGTTGTTCCGCCATTTTTGCTTTGGCCACTTTCAACAGTATCAGACGGCTGctgttcaacaattttatcgaCATCTTCAACCGTATTTTCACTGTCGTCCGGTGTACTTTTGCTCATAACGTCAATGTAATTCCATTCATCAGCTGGATCTTCCATTTTTCGCGTgtaatttaatgtaaattacGCAAAATATTGCATAGAACACCCAACAACACTCggcaaaagtatttttttttgtttttgcttgaaAGAATGGCACCGATGTTAGTCCAGTGTTGACATACGGACAAATTACATGGATGCACTGGATGCATGACCGAGATCGATGAGGTGATAAGTGAAGAAGGAATAGATAACTTTTTGCACAGAGTCTTTTTAAAACGGAAATATTTGGGCTAAAATAGTATGCTCATTCCAAAGACACTAGACGGTCTAGTCtacattttgatttattcatTGAATCATAGCTTTCGATCATCTGCTGATTGAGCTCAGTAGAACTGTATAGCTCGATGTAAGTAGACCTATCCTAAAGTATCCAGTGGAATTGTGCAGCTACTGGTTTGTATGTCTATGTATGCATCGCATCCAATCAACTAATTTAGATATTCTGCAAAACAGTAAACTATTCTACTCTCTAAGTGCGcctcaaatttaaatttttgattgaatgaatGGGTGAACagatgaattgaaaaataaggTTCAACGCTTCCTTATGATAATATCTTGAATGGGAATGATTCCGCGCTGCGTTAGTTAGGCCGATGGATACTTTTGGTCATCGAGATACGAATATGAAATAACCGTCCTTGTCTATGATATTCATTGTTGTGTTAGTTTATCAAAGGAGTGTACTTGTGcatcatacatttttcaatcattttgcgTGGGTCtattttttaaccattttgcAGACGTTTATCACGTAAAGCTCGCAATAGGTCGATCGTGGTCAAAAATCAGTCTGCCTAAAACTTCTGGTCGGATCGTTGAACCTCGCTGCAATCTAGCCTGTTTGTCATTCAGCTTGGGCCAacctttagatgcctctgttgcataaatacttgtatgaatctcggtgcaaagaACTTTATTAGgaacacgatgtgtattatgagaAACGGCCTGCGCCTTACACATCTAGAGGCATACATacacaaagtatataaacaatgaaggtaatgcaaatccacagttacacacggacccaaaatttcaggtgaattttagctccgtcatgttgcacacgtattgaattcgtttgcgtcaagttgtatttagtggtgaattggaaggatttagggccgtcatgatgcacatacgaaaatgaattcacctgaaagtttggatccgtaatttctctgatccgctgagggtctacattaccttcagtgtttatgtACTCTGTAAATACACTCGTTTCGTTCTTGGTCCTATAACGTTATCATATAATAGATAAGACTTTGTCGCTTGTGAGTCAGTAGACAACGTGACGAACTCGAATTTATACAGAATTGGAATATAATGAATACAACAGTATTCGGTGGCTTCGCGACGAGTTAGTGGTGACATGTTCTTTCAGTATAATAATGATAAAATTGACAGCACTGTTCCAAAAGTAgttcattgattttttgttattgttttctGATGTTGGCACCATTCAGttgaattgtcaaaataaatgaaatcatcaaatgtcaaatgtcaaaagattaacatacaaaaaatctttgcaattccttttatttatttaaatgttttttcatgttgagAAATTTACACAAAGTTTTGCTAATTTAATTCTCCGTTGTTTTTTGGTGTAATGAATGTCGTTCTGCAAATTAAATTAGTTTATACGTGAGTCAATTACTCTGTCGTCGAAACGAACACTGTGGAGtcataacaaaagaaaaatgtttttttttctctctaatCCAATTTAGTCAAGACATTACTTGCCAGATATATCGTAGGATACGCAGGCTCTGCAGAACAgaataaagaagaaaatgtcTTACAGTCAACAAAATTACATGGAAGGTGTACCAGTGAAAATTTCCGAGAAATACAAACCACCACCAAAGATTTCATTACCACAAAGTATCGTCCAACGATTACTGTCATCCGATGTCCtcgaacaaacaaaatatgattTCAATTTGGAACGAAatgttttggtaaaaattgcCGAATTGAAGAGTGTACGGAATCGTGATCAAACTGAACGGCGAGAGAGAATGCGTCAACGGCAGCTGGAACGACAACAAATGGTAGACGAACAACAAAAGCAATTGTTAACTGCTGTTTCGTATCCGAGTGCAGAAGATTTGTCGGATGATGAACCGGAGCACCAAAACGAACCAAAACGTTCGCATGAACCAGTCGCTGGATTTAGTTCACCGAACTTCGACACAATTCTGATGCCAACTGTGATACCCGGCCATGAATCAACCTATAGTAATCCGTTGACGAGTTTCAGTCACTTAAACAATGCGTATCGATCAGGTAAGTTTTGTAGGCTGGGATGGATGGGAACAGTTTAGTTCGAGGCTTTGTTCATCtcttcaattttcattgaaatcatTGGAAAGTGAAGGGGTTGACTTGAATTGAAACGATTGCAAATTTTGACAGACGCTGTCGTATGTAGTGCACAAGAACTGAAGACTTTATTTGATCCGACAGGAAAcaccaacaaaataaattattcggaTTTCGAAAATGACACGTCCAGTCCGTTTGACAACGTCGAGCTGAAGACCATCAACGATCTCGATATCTTGGCACAAGTGTTGAACCTTTCCACATTACAGTCGCATGAGACAACTACACCGGAAACGTCAACGGAGTCTACCAGTAGCGACACAACACCGATCCAACAACATGCGGTTCTACCGAATGACAATACAGAGGATCCGAACGGTAGTGTATATCCGCAACAAATAAACGGTGCAACAAATATTAGTTACGGTTCGGTTGCCAATCGAACGGAACGCCTAACCGAATTTCCACGTTATGCTAGCACCTATCAGTCGAACgagaattatttcaatttcgatAATCGAAACAACCAACAAACTCAACACTTAACGAATGCTGTCGATGTTCTGCCAGCAACAACAGTCATACcaaataatgaattttactgCAATTACAATAGTCCAACGTATAATCTGACGAATCACAACTACAACGTCCATGTCGGTTACAATATGAACAATGTCGATGCAGCGATAACAACATACAATGCGGCGTCAATGGTGACCGgtcatttggaaaaatctAAATCGAAAAGTGTGCCCGATATTCTGAAAGAATTGAACGATGAATTGAGTAATTCGGAAATGAAAAGGCAACGGAACAATAGTCAATCAATTGCTAGTCCTACCGATGGTGAGTAAGGAATTTGCTGTGCATTTCTTTTATATAAATTCGATTGATGAATGGCTGATGATTGATCTGCGAATAAAGTCCTTTTTGATGCAAAATTGATTTCCTTGCAGATTACGAACCAATAAGTGCATCGCCACCGAAACAAGTCACGAAATTCGATGCTGCATTCCATAATTTACCGATTGCATCGcagaaattgatcaaaaac
This DNA window, taken from Bradysia coprophila strain Holo2 unplaced genomic scaffold, BU_Bcop_v1 contig_151, whole genome shotgun sequence, encodes the following:
- the LOC119074816 gene encoding uncharacterized protein LOC119074816; this translates as MSYSQQNYMEGVPVKISEKYKPPPKISLPQSIVQRLLSSDVLEQTKYDFNLERNVLVKIAELKSVRNRDQTERRERMRQRQLERQQMVDEQQKQLLTAVSYPSAEDLSDDEPEHQNEPKRSHEPVAGFSSPNFDTILMPTVIPGHESTYSNPLTSFSHLNNAYRSGNTNKINYSDFENDTSSPFDNVELKTINDLDILAQVLNLSTLQSHETTTPETSTESTSSDTTPIQQHAVLPNDNTEDPNGSVYPQQINGATNISYGSVANRTERLTEFPRYASTYQSNENYFNFDNRNNQQTQHLTNAVDVLPATTVIPNNEFYCNYNSPTYNLTNHNYNVHVGYNMNNVDAAITTYNAASMVTGHLEKSKSKSVPDILKELNDELSNSEMKRQRNNSQSIASPTDDYEPISASPPKQVTKFDAAFHNLPIASQKLIKNISSMGFDHNRVRRIFDKLGSDDKKIVEHLIPLCELLELGFDETKISDALIRFENDKDKALDYLIS